The Thomasclavelia ramosa DSM 1402 genome includes a region encoding these proteins:
- a CDS encoding SIR2 family NAD-dependent protein deacylase codes for MFQRESLDILKLSQAIKKCDAILIGAGAGLSSAAGLSYSGNRFKKYFNDFITKYHLQDMYSAGFYPYPSLEKYWAYWSRHIYYNRYLEAPKDTYKKLLNLLINKDYFVITTNVDHQFQIAGFIKEKLFYTQGDYGLWQCSKPCHQKTYDNYETVVTMIKQQHDLKIPSSLIPYCPICNAPMTMNLRCDKTFVQDSGWYHAQERYYHFLNKYHYSKIVYLELGVGYNTPGIIKYPFWQLTIENPKAIYACINQDIIDLPSELKKQTIMINDNIHNVLSSLEKLL; via the coding sequence ATGTTTCAAAGAGAATCACTTGATATTTTAAAATTGAGTCAAGCAATCAAAAAATGTGATGCAATCTTAATTGGAGCTGGAGCTGGACTTTCTAGCGCCGCTGGTCTGTCATACTCAGGGAACCGTTTTAAAAAATATTTTAATGATTTCATTACAAAATATCATTTACAAGATATGTATTCGGCAGGCTTTTACCCCTATCCTAGTTTAGAGAAATACTGGGCTTATTGGAGTCGTCATATTTATTATAACCGCTATTTGGAAGCCCCTAAAGATACTTATAAAAAATTATTAAACCTACTCATTAATAAAGATTATTTCGTCATTACAACAAATGTTGATCATCAGTTTCAAATAGCTGGTTTTATTAAAGAAAAATTATTTTATACTCAAGGAGATTACGGACTTTGGCAATGTTCAAAACCATGCCATCAAAAAACTTATGATAATTACGAGACAGTTGTTACAATGATCAAACAACAGCATGATTTGAAAATTCCCAGTTCACTAATTCCGTACTGTCCAATATGTAATGCTCCAATGACAATGAATCTTCGCTGTGATAAAACATTTGTTCAAGATTCCGGCTGGTATCATGCCCAAGAACGTTATTATCACTTTTTAAATAAATATCATTATTCCAAAATCGTTTATTTAGAATTAGGAGTTGGCTATAATACCCCTGGAATTATCAAATATCCATTTTGGCAATTAACTATAGAGAATCCTAAAGCTATTTATGCCTGCATCAATCAAGATATTATTGATTTACCTTCGGAATTAAAAAAACAGACTATCATGATCAACGATAACATTCATAATGTCTTATCGTCTTTGGAGAAATTGCTATGA
- the ppk1 gene encoding polyphosphate kinase 1, whose product MNKCKENRELSWLKFNDRVLMQAKDNKVPLGEKLSFISIFQSNLDEFFMVRIGSLYDQMLFYPSSKDNKTGMTGEEQLKACLRRITYLNKKKDRIYQSIMDELKTHGWGIVKYRDLKNKEDRKYFESYFEREILPLISPQVISKRQPFPFLNNREVYVVVQLESKKGKRKMGIVSCANAMDERMIAIPSMQGKFILIEDIILHFISNIFSKYTIKNKGFIRVTRSADIDEDDHSLEGHEDYREMMETLIKQRRKLCPIRLEVSPGLEELEILMLMNFLNLKKHQVFECNAPLDLKFTSELRDHLRYIHPEMFYKKLEAKNSPLVENTVPMIKQILKKDILLSYPYESMSPFLRLLDEASRDTNVASIKMTLYRVAKKSKIIKSLIEAAENGKEVVVLVELRARFDEENNIDWSKRLEESGCRVIYGLDGLKVHSKLCLITYKNNQGVHYISQVGTGNYNENTSKLYTDLSLMTSNYEIGEEINSIFNHLCLGETENEVNLLMVAPNCMITKIFEHIDNQIALAKAGKEAYIGFKCNSVTSKEMIDKLIEASQAGVKIDMIVRGICCILPGVEGLTDNIRIISIVGRYLEHSRIYIFGKGSAQKVYISSADLMTRNLSRRVEVAAPILDEKLRKRIITMFNTMLKDNVKACRLLEDGTYKRVKNKEPELNSQEYFFK is encoded by the coding sequence ATGAATAAATGTAAAGAAAATCGTGAATTATCTTGGCTTAAATTTAATGATCGAGTATTAATGCAGGCTAAAGATAATAAAGTCCCTTTAGGTGAAAAGTTAAGTTTTATTTCTATTTTTCAATCAAATCTTGATGAATTTTTTATGGTTAGAATTGGATCATTATATGATCAAATGCTATTCTATCCTAGTTCTAAAGACAATAAAACTGGAATGACTGGTGAAGAACAGCTAAAGGCATGTTTACGAAGAATTACTTATTTAAATAAAAAGAAAGATCGTATTTATCAAAGTATTATGGATGAATTAAAAACTCATGGATGGGGAATCGTAAAATACCGTGATTTAAAGAACAAAGAAGATCGTAAATATTTTGAAAGTTATTTTGAACGAGAAATTCTTCCATTAATCTCTCCCCAGGTTATTTCAAAACGTCAACCATTCCCTTTTTTAAATAACCGTGAAGTTTATGTTGTTGTTCAGTTAGAATCAAAGAAGGGAAAAAGAAAGATGGGAATCGTTTCTTGTGCAAATGCTATGGATGAACGAATGATTGCGATTCCTAGTATGCAAGGGAAGTTTATTTTGATTGAAGATATCATCCTGCATTTTATTTCTAATATCTTCTCTAAATATACAATAAAAAATAAAGGTTTCATCAGAGTTACAAGAAGTGCTGATATTGATGAAGATGATCACTCTTTAGAAGGTCATGAAGACTATCGAGAAATGATGGAAACATTAATTAAACAACGTAGAAAATTATGTCCTATTCGTTTGGAAGTATCACCAGGCTTAGAAGAGTTAGAAATCTTGATGTTAATGAACTTCTTGAACCTCAAAAAACATCAGGTTTTCGAGTGCAATGCTCCATTAGATTTGAAATTCACTAGTGAGTTACGTGATCATTTACGCTACATTCACCCAGAAATGTTCTATAAAAAATTAGAAGCTAAAAACAGTCCTTTAGTTGAAAATACTGTTCCAATGATCAAACAAATTTTAAAAAAGGATATTTTATTATCATATCCATATGAGTCGATGTCACCATTTCTCCGTTTATTAGATGAGGCTAGTCGAGATACAAATGTTGCCAGTATTAAAATGACTTTATATCGTGTTGCAAAGAAATCTAAGATTATTAAATCATTGATTGAAGCTGCTGAAAACGGTAAAGAAGTTGTTGTTTTAGTTGAATTACGAGCACGTTTTGATGAAGAAAATAACATTGACTGGTCAAAACGACTTGAAGAATCTGGATGCCGTGTTATCTATGGTTTAGATGGACTTAAAGTTCACTCAAAATTATGTTTAATAACTTATAAAAATAATCAGGGTGTTCATTATATTAGCCAGGTGGGAACAGGAAACTATAATGAAAATACATCAAAGCTTTATACTGATTTATCACTAATGACATCTAACTACGAAATTGGGGAAGAAATCAACAGCATTTTTAATCATCTATGTCTTGGCGAAACAGAAAATGAAGTTAATCTTTTAATGGTTGCTCCTAACTGTATGATTACAAAAATATTTGAACATATTGATAATCAAATTGCTTTAGCCAAAGCGGGTAAAGAAGCTTATATTGGATTTAAATGCAATTCCGTCACTAGTAAAGAAATGATCGATAAGCTAATCGAAGCAAGCCAGGCAGGGGTTAAAATTGATATGATTGTTCGTGGTATATGTTGTATTTTACCTGGTGTTGAGGGATTAACTGATAATATTAGAATAATTTCTATTGTTGGTAGGTACTTGGAACATTCACGTATTTACATCTTTGGTAAAGGCAGTGCTCAAAAAGTATACATTTCTTCTGCTGATTTAATGACAAGAAATTTATCACGTCGTGTTGAAGTCGCTGCCCCAATTTTAGATGAAAAATTAAGAAAACGAATTATTACAATGTTTAATACAATGTTGAAAGATAATGTTAAAGCATGCCGCTTATTAGAAGATGGTACTTACAAACGAGTAAAAAATAAAGAGCCAGAATTGAATAGTCAGGAATATTTTTTCAAATAA
- a CDS encoding glycoside hydrolase family 13 protein, translated as MKNWWQKSVVYEIYVRSFKDTNHDGIGDINGITEQLDYLATLGVDVLWITPIYESPNDDNGYDISDYYEIMQCFGNMTDFENLLTQAHKRNIKIVMDLVVNHTSDEHRWFIESKKSKDNPYRDYYIWKDGKEDGSVPNNWTSCFLGSAWQYDETTKQYYLHLFSKKQPDLNWDNTDVRNEIQKMIAWWLDKGIDGFRMDVINLISKDQDNIYQDSPIKGHSVSANGPRVHEYIRELTDNVFSKYDVMTVGEAPAVTTKEAIQYASNDGKEMSMVFQFELMDVDGGEKQKWSDERFKLTDVKAILRKWQIDMHGRAWNSLFWNNHDQPRVVSRFGDTSSKETWEKSAKMLATAQYFLQGTPYIYQGEELGMTNVEFKNIGELRDIESINSYHQYVEVEKMFTPEEMLRFINKSSRDHARTPMQWNDLENAGFSDAEPWIKVNQNYKWLNAQAQITDENSIFNYYKKMISILKENEVVQFGDYQEYYEDSNEVYVYKREYDGKKLFVLSNFTAKEVTYDKTLFEAEAKVLLGNYNDLIRGKLRAYEAVVLVV; from the coding sequence ATGAAAAACTGGTGGCAAAAGAGTGTTGTGTATGAAATATATGTGCGGAGTTTTAAAGATACCAATCATGATGGGATCGGTGATATTAATGGGATTACTGAGCAGTTAGATTATTTAGCAACATTGGGAGTTGATGTGTTGTGGATCACGCCAATTTATGAATCGCCAAATGATGATAATGGATATGATATCTCAGACTACTATGAGATAATGCAATGTTTTGGAAATATGACTGATTTTGAGAATCTTTTAACGCAAGCTCATAAGCGAAATATTAAGATAGTTATGGATCTTGTTGTTAATCATACCTCTGATGAACATAGATGGTTTATCGAAAGTAAGAAAAGTAAAGATAATCCATATCGTGATTATTATATTTGGAAAGATGGTAAAGAAGATGGCAGTGTACCAAATAATTGGACAAGTTGTTTTCTAGGTTCAGCTTGGCAGTATGATGAGACAACGAAACAGTATTATTTACATTTATTTTCTAAAAAACAACCGGATTTAAATTGGGATAATACTGATGTTAGAAATGAAATTCAAAAAATGATTGCCTGGTGGCTTGATAAAGGAATTGATGGATTTAGAATGGATGTCATTAATTTGATTTCTAAAGATCAAGATAATATTTATCAAGATAGTCCAATAAAGGGGCATAGTGTCAGTGCTAATGGACCTCGTGTCCATGAATATATTCGTGAGTTAACAGATAACGTTTTTTCAAAATATGATGTGATGACTGTTGGAGAAGCTCCAGCAGTGACAACAAAAGAAGCTATTCAATATGCAAGTAATGATGGAAAAGAAATGAGTATGGTTTTCCAATTTGAATTAATGGATGTTGATGGTGGTGAAAAACAAAAATGGAGTGATGAAAGATTTAAATTAACGGATGTAAAAGCAATTTTAAGAAAATGGCAAATTGATATGCATGGACGAGCATGGAATTCGTTATTTTGGAATAATCATGATCAACCACGAGTAGTTAGTCGTTTTGGAGATACAAGTTCTAAAGAAACTTGGGAAAAATCAGCAAAAATGCTTGCTACTGCCCAATATTTTTTACAAGGGACTCCTTATATTTATCAAGGTGAAGAACTTGGAATGACTAATGTTGAGTTTAAGAATATTGGTGAGCTTAGAGATATTGAAAGTATAAATTCTTATCATCAGTATGTTGAAGTGGAAAAAATGTTTACCCCTGAAGAGATGCTTCGATTTATTAATAAATCAAGTCGTGATCATGCACGTACTCCAATGCAATGGAATGATCTAGAAAATGCAGGATTCTCTGATGCTGAACCATGGATCAAAGTTAATCAAAATTATAAATGGCTTAATGCACAAGCACAAATAACTGATGAAAACTCAATTTTTAATTACTATAAAAAAATGATCTCAATTTTAAAGGAAAATGAAGTTGTTCAGTTTGGTGATTATCAAGAATATTATGAGGATAGTAATGAAGTCTATGTTTATAAACGGGAGTATGACGGAAAAAAATTATTTGTCTTATCTAATTTTACAGCTAAAGAGGTTACCTATGATAAAACTTTATTTGAAGCTGAAGCAAAGGTGTTACTAGGAAATTATAATGATTTGATAAGAGGGAAATTACGGGCTTATGAAGCGGTTGTACTAGTTGTTTAA
- a CDS encoding DUF3795 domain-containing protein has protein sequence MKGFKRNNQLLSLCGLNCGLCPMHIDGYCPGCGGGAGNQSCRIARCSLEHDNLTYCYECSSYPCDKYMKFAKYDSFITHQHYHQDLMKAKDGGIDTYNQEQLEKIDILKIFLEKYNDGRKKSFYCLAVNLLELEELKSLIKQIETNSKLSALTKKEQAKYVFDLFQDLAKQHSLILKLNKKSKK, from the coding sequence ATGAAAGGATTTAAACGAAATAATCAATTATTATCTTTGTGCGGTTTGAACTGTGGTTTGTGTCCGATGCATATTGATGGTTACTGTCCAGGATGTGGTGGTGGAGCAGGAAATCAAAGTTGTAGGATTGCTCGTTGTAGTTTGGAACATGATAATCTCACATATTGTTATGAATGTTCATCATATCCTTGTGATAAATACATGAAATTTGCTAAATATGATTCATTTATTACACATCAACATTATCATCAAGATTTAATGAAAGCTAAAGATGGTGGTATAGACACATATAATCAAGAGCAGCTTGAAAAGATAGATATTTTAAAAATATTTTTAGAAAAATATAATGATGGACGAAAAAAGAGTTTTTATTGTCTTGCTGTAAATCTTTTAGAGTTAGAAGAACTTAAAAGTCTAATTAAACAGATAGAAACTAATTCAAAGCTGTCAGCTCTAACAAAAAAAGAGCAAGCTAAATATGTATTTGATTTATTTCAAGATTTAGCCAAACAACATAGCTTAATCTTGAAATTAAATAAGAAGAGTAAAAAATAA
- a CDS encoding ROK family protein, producing MNKKILKDVKKHHLHLLLQSLFSRDSATMSELSNDTQLSQPSVRNMIRLLQQHDIVKETGNDHSTGGRCPTRFALVEKHFNIICLYIQNPKITYQIHSYKKILTTDILEFEDEQQLITLIKVLLTKFNCQCIVIAVEGIVRDNEYLTDHNNHFETHTWITELEKSINIPILVENDVKAMQLGTCYHHHKNSSIYLHLNKKGIGSSYMYNGQLVHGKYGIAGEIGLIPYHDISLNQAVRTCNKPKDFQNIIAYLLIIVLTSLDPEHVDLSLELDWDLDWHLINETIYTYLHSQFIYDIKVYKQYLDNLFHGLNYLGIEKILKQLVEESNEKI from the coding sequence ATGAACAAAAAAATTCTTAAAGATGTAAAAAAACATCACTTACATCTATTATTACAATCATTATTTAGTAGAGACAGTGCCACAATGAGCGAATTGAGCAATGATACTCAATTATCACAGCCTAGTGTAAGAAATATGATTCGCCTTTTGCAACAACACGATATTGTTAAAGAAACAGGTAACGATCATTCAACCGGTGGACGTTGCCCAACCCGCTTTGCATTAGTTGAAAAGCATTTTAATATAATCTGTCTCTATATTCAAAACCCTAAAATAACTTATCAAATTCATTCTTACAAAAAAATACTAACAACCGATATTCTGGAATTTGAGGATGAACAACAATTAATTACTCTAATTAAAGTGCTTCTCACCAAATTCAATTGTCAATGTATCGTTATTGCAGTTGAAGGAATCGTTAGAGATAATGAATATTTAACCGACCACAATAACCACTTTGAAACCCACACTTGGATCACAGAGTTAGAAAAGAGTATCAATATTCCTATTCTAGTTGAAAACGATGTCAAAGCGATGCAATTAGGTACTTGTTATCATCATCATAAAAATAGTTCAATTTATTTGCACCTAAACAAAAAGGGAATTGGTAGTTCATATATGTATAATGGACAATTAGTTCATGGCAAATATGGAATTGCTGGTGAAATAGGACTTATTCCTTATCACGATATTTCCTTAAATCAAGCAGTTAGGACATGTAACAAGCCAAAAGACTTTCAAAACATTATTGCTTATCTATTAATAATTGTTTTAACGTCTTTAGACCCTGAGCATGTTGACCTTTCTCTTGAACTTGATTGGGACTTGGATTGGCATTTAATTAATGAAACTATTTATACTTATCTACACTCACAATTTATTTATGATATTAAAGTTTATAAACAATATTTAGATAACTTATTCCATGGGTTAAATTATTTAGGAATTGAAAAAATATTAAAACAATTAGTGGAGGAAAGTAATGAAAAAATATAA
- a CDS encoding protein-ADP-ribose hydrolase, giving the protein MNQITRLQFLINYLIQENKLEIELPTEQAQLFSLYRSLVNIREAKTATDKFIMIQNKMLKNEIKRKGIIDSSNFKKSMNIWRGDITQLKVDAIVNAANNQMEGCFIPGHNCIDNAIHTFAGVQLRNECHQIMSKQRYLEPTGKAKITNAYNLPCRYIVHTVGPIVHNVLTDEKRFLLAECYRNCLKKAEVYGLKSIAFCCISTGVFNFPKKEAAQIAVNTVSTFLKGSQIEKVIFNVFKEDDEMIYQQLLNNKSK; this is encoded by the coding sequence ATGAATCAAATAACCCGATTACAATTTTTAATTAACTATTTAATTCAAGAAAATAAACTTGAAATTGAACTTCCTACAGAACAAGCACAACTATTTTCCCTTTATCGCTCATTAGTAAATATTCGTGAAGCAAAAACAGCTACTGACAAATTCATTATGATTCAAAACAAAATGTTAAAAAATGAAATTAAACGAAAAGGAATCATTGACTCAAGCAATTTCAAAAAATCAATGAATATCTGGCGTGGTGATATCACCCAACTAAAAGTTGATGCCATTGTAAATGCTGCCAATAATCAAATGGAAGGATGCTTTATCCCTGGACATAATTGTATCGACAATGCTATCCATACCTTTGCAGGAGTTCAATTAAGAAATGAATGTCACCAAATCATGTCTAAACAGCGTTATCTTGAGCCCACCGGAAAAGCAAAAATAACTAATGCTTATAATCTTCCTTGTCGTTATATCGTCCATACAGTTGGTCCTATCGTTCATAATGTACTAACAGATGAAAAGCGCTTTTTATTAGCTGAATGTTATCGTAATTGTTTAAAAAAAGCTGAGGTTTATGGATTAAAAAGTATTGCTTTTTGTTGTATCTCTACAGGAGTATTTAACTTTCCTAAAAAAGAAGCAGCTCAAATTGCAGTCAATACAGTATCCACATTTCTTAAAGGAAGTCAGATTGAAAAAGTTATTTTTAACGTTTTCAAAGAGGACGATGAAATGATCTATCAGCAATTACTAAATAATAAATCTAAATAG
- a CDS encoding sugar O-acetyltransferase, which yields MTEKEKMLAGELYDCGDAELLALWHRAKDLARDYNLTNSSDTKRKSELLNELLGKVGNQLWITPPFHVDYGCNIYFGNNCEVNMNCTFLDDNKIIIGDNVLIAPNVQIYTAYHPTHYLDRFTISENETFNFCKTQTAPVIIGKNVWIGGGTIILPGVTIGDNTVIGAGSVVTKDIPADTIAYGNPCKVHKANERSKSI from the coding sequence ATGACTGAAAAAGAAAAAATGTTAGCTGGGGAATTATATGATTGTGGCGATGCCGAATTACTTGCTCTATGGCATCGAGCCAAAGATCTAGCCCGAGATTATAATCTAACCAATTCTAGCGATACTAAAAGAAAAAGTGAGCTTCTTAATGAATTATTAGGTAAAGTTGGAAACCAATTATGGATTACCCCACCTTTTCATGTTGATTATGGCTGTAATATATATTTTGGGAATAACTGCGAAGTTAATATGAATTGTACATTTCTCGATGATAATAAAATTATTATTGGTGATAATGTTTTAATTGCTCCAAATGTACAAATATATACCGCTTATCATCCTACTCATTATCTTGATCGTTTTACTATCAGTGAAAATGAAACATTCAATTTTTGTAAAACACAAACAGCCCCAGTTATTATTGGTAAAAATGTTTGGATTGGCGGGGGAACAATTATTCTACCGGGAGTTACAATTGGTGATAATACCGTAATTGGAGCAGGTAGTGTTGTTACAAAAGATATCCCTGCTGATACAATTGCTTATGGCAATCCTTGTAAAGTTCATAAAGCCAATGAACGCAGCAAAAGTATTTAA
- a CDS encoding GTP pyrophosphokinase, with protein MDNEDLVREYSNNLTTYEQFTNLMETYICNLLNREQISFHSITSRTKSIESLSKKIELKNKYQKLDEITDLSGIRVITYYTDTVDQISKLIENEFIIDRDNSIDKRKSLDPKRFGYRSLHYVVQIDPKYVKAQEYLKYHNLKLEIQISSILQYTWAEIEHDLGYKSQEEIPYDIKRSFSRLAGLLELADEEFLRIKNEIFAYQNHLLLSYLSADIDKESLAVFKVKSPEYNELTEFLIKEMKAKKVSQGNFENIIRMFEYLNISKLQEVDQKLKQYQQLIMEHIDVLYRDATRTKTNIISGDMPLLCLCYFILVVEKGEVEFEKFTEQFISSVNFKNRLIELKRILKDYKLEAAD; from the coding sequence ATGGATAATGAAGATTTAGTAAGAGAATATAGCAATAATCTTACAACATATGAACAATTTACAAATTTGATGGAAACATATATATGTAATTTGTTGAATCGTGAACAAATATCGTTTCATTCAATCACTAGTAGAACAAAGAGTATTGAGAGTTTATCTAAAAAGATAGAGTTAAAAAACAAGTATCAAAAATTAGATGAAATAACAGATTTATCAGGTATTAGGGTAATTACATATTATACGGATACTGTTGATCAAATATCGAAATTAATTGAAAATGAGTTTATTATTGATCGTGATAATTCTATTGATAAAAGAAAGAGTCTGGATCCAAAACGTTTTGGGTATCGTTCGTTGCATTATGTGGTTCAAATTGATCCTAAGTATGTTAAAGCACAGGAATATCTTAAGTATCATAATTTAAAATTAGAAATTCAAATTAGCTCAATTCTGCAATACACATGGGCTGAGATTGAACATGATTTAGGTTATAAATCTCAAGAAGAGATTCCCTATGATATTAAAAGGAGTTTTTCACGGTTAGCTGGATTGTTAGAATTGGCAGATGAGGAATTTTTAAGAATTAAAAATGAGATCTTTGCATATCAAAATCATTTGCTGCTTTCTTATTTAAGTGCTGATATTGATAAAGAATCATTAGCTGTATTTAAAGTCAAAAGTCCTGAATATAATGAATTGACAGAATTTTTAATTAAAGAAATGAAAGCTAAGAAGGTTAGTCAGGGTAATTTTGAGAATATCATTAGGATGTTTGAGTATTTGAATATAAGTAAACTTCAGGAGGTAGATCAAAAATTAAAGCAATATCAACAGCTGATAATGGAACACATTGATGTTCTTTATCGTGATGCAACAAGGACTAAAACAAATATAATTTCTGGTGATATGCCATTGTTATGTTTATGCTATTTTATTTTAGTAGTAGAGAAAGGTGAAGTGGAGTTTGAGAAGTTCACAGAACAGTTTATTTCTAGTGTTAATTTTAAAAATCGATTAATAGAATTAAAAAGAATATTGAAAGATTATAAATTAGAAGCTGCTGATTAA
- a CDS encoding HAD family hydrolase: MKKYKAIIYDLDGTVLNTINMNMYPLIKIIKEETGEDWTFEQVLKFLPYPGMKVMEELQVADKEKTYARWVKYVNEYEESASLYPGFEEIFEAFDGSIIQAVASAKTTAQYQIDFVAKGLDKYMKTAVLANDTVKHKPDPEPLLECLKRLSLQPEDVIYIGDAHSDYLASKNAGIDFGYAKWGSVSAKGIDKPDHVFEQPLDLLKLLS; the protein is encoded by the coding sequence ATGAAAAAATATAAAGCAATTATTTATGACCTTGACGGAACAGTATTAAATACAATAAATATGAATATGTATCCCTTGATTAAGATTATTAAAGAAGAAACCGGTGAAGATTGGACATTTGAACAAGTCTTAAAATTTTTACCCTATCCAGGTATGAAAGTAATGGAAGAGTTACAAGTAGCTGATAAAGAAAAGACTTACGCTAGATGGGTTAAATATGTCAATGAATATGAAGAAAGCGCTTCTTTATACCCAGGGTTTGAAGAAATTTTTGAAGCATTTGACGGAAGCATCATTCAAGCAGTTGCTTCAGCAAAAACAACAGCACAGTATCAAATTGATTTTGTTGCAAAAGGTTTAGATAAATATATGAAAACTGCTGTTTTAGCTAACGATACAGTCAAGCATAAACCCGATCCCGAACCGTTATTAGAATGTTTAAAGCGATTATCTTTGCAACCTGAAGATGTTATTTATATCGGTGATGCTCATTCTGATTATCTCGCATCTAAAAACGCTGGTATCGACTTTGGTTATGCAAAATGGGGAAGTGTTTCCGCTAAAGGTATTGATAAACCAGATCACGTGTTTGAGCAGCCACTTGATCTATTAAAGTTATTATCTTAA
- a CDS encoding GntR family transcriptional regulator, protein MIINLDYTSEIPIYLQLRNEIVKGIANGQFKYGESLPTVRTLAQDLQVNNMTVNKAYGLLKQEGYICIDRRHGAKVQPTIDNSHEHQEKLLDELELLASEAIVKGMNKDEFINTCKALLQTIQYDASIVQ, encoded by the coding sequence ATGATTATTAATCTAGACTATACAAGTGAAATTCCAATTTATTTGCAACTACGTAATGAAATTGTTAAAGGTATTGCTAATGGTCAATTTAAATACGGCGAGTCATTACCAACCGTTAGGACTTTAGCTCAAGATCTTCAAGTAAATAATATGACCGTTAATAAAGCTTATGGGCTGCTAAAACAAGAAGGCTATATTTGTATTGATCGCCGTCATGGTGCTAAAGTTCAACCAACGATTGATAATTCTCATGAACATCAAGAAAAATTACTTGATGAGCTAGAGTTACTAGCTAGTGAAGCAATTGTTAAAGGCATGAATAAGGATGAATTTATTAATACTTGTAAAGCTTTATTACAAACAATTCAATATGATGCTTCAATTGTACAATAA
- a CDS encoding winged helix-turn-helix transcriptional regulator, whose translation MKEFPKCPVETTLLLISDKWKVLIIRDLLPGKKRFGELKKSIGTISQKVLTSNLRAMEESGLISRKVYPEVPPKVEYSLTELGYSLKPILDAMYSWGEDFKKNHQSI comes from the coding sequence ATGAAAGAATTTCCAAAATGTCCAGTTGAAACTACATTATTATTAATAAGTGATAAATGGAAGGTTTTGATTATTAGGGATCTGCTACCAGGGAAAAAAAGATTTGGTGAGTTAAAAAAATCAATCGGAACGATTTCTCAAAAAGTATTAACTTCAAACCTTCGGGCAATGGAGGAGAGTGGATTGATTAGTCGTAAAGTTTATCCCGAAGTTCCTCCTAAAGTCGAATATTCGCTAACTGAGTTAGGTTATAGTTTAAAACCAATCTTGGATGCTATGTATAGCTGGGGTGAAGATTTTAAGAAAAATCATCAATCAATATAA